In the Euphorbia lathyris chromosome 5, ddEupLath1.1, whole genome shotgun sequence genome, one interval contains:
- the LOC136230150 gene encoding uncharacterized protein isoform X2: MASFPKVVVFTDTNIDTHIAMPVSPDITATDFKRELERRHLSFFPALGEIEAHEVMGLKGRWFLHVGVHLVEKDGSCITDSEHNDKKKSNLEDGIKEFPNLNGHTRATGETIPEKREMESVVSTKCNIGLASENELKGKRKVRPLRVGRRILKATRTQNKQKPYISLYRLRVASVARVSVFEISDNDD; this comes from the exons ATGGCTTCGTTTCCGAAAGTTGTTGTCTTTACAGATACAAACATCGATACTCACATTGCCATGCCCGTCTCTCCTGACATCACCGCCACTGACTTCAAGA GAGAGCTCGAGAGAAGACACTTAAGTTTCTTTCCAGCATTGGGAGAAATAGAGGCTCATGAAGTAATG GGTTTGAAAGGAAGATGGTTTCTTCATGTGGGAGTACATCTAGTCGAAAAAGATGGAAGTTGTATCACTGATTCAGAACACAATGATAAGAAGAAGAGTAACTTAGAGGATGGCATTAAGGAATTTCCTAATCTAAATGGACACACCAGAGCCACAGGTGAAACTATTCCTGAAAAAAGGGAGATGGAATCAGTTGTATCTACAAAATGTAACATTGGCCTGGCCTCTGAGAATGAGCTGAAAGGCAAAAGGAAAGTCCGTCCTTTGAGGGTCGGGAGACGCATTCTCAAGGCAACACGTACACAAAACAAGCAAAAACCTTATATTTCCTTGTATAGACTAAGAGTGGCATCTGTTGCTAGAGTTTCAGTATTTGAGATCAGTGACAATGACGACTAA
- the LOC136230150 gene encoding uncharacterized protein isoform X1, with protein MASFPKVVVFTDTNIDTHIAMPVSPDITATDFKRELERRHLSFFPALGEIEAHEVMVRRKNCFYHLTESLPIKYAFQGLKGRWFLHVGVHLVEKDGSCITDSEHNDKKKSNLEDGIKEFPNLNGHTRATGETIPEKREMESVVSTKCNIGLASENELKGKRKVRPLRVGRRILKATRTQNKQKPYISLYRLRVASVARVSVFEISDNDD; from the exons ATGGCTTCGTTTCCGAAAGTTGTTGTCTTTACAGATACAAACATCGATACTCACATTGCCATGCCCGTCTCTCCTGACATCACCGCCACTGACTTCAAGA GAGAGCTCGAGAGAAGACACTTAAGTTTCTTTCCAGCATTGGGAGAAATAGAGGCTCATGAAGTAATG GTGAGGCGAAAGAATTGTTTTTACCACTTGACGGAGTCCCTGCCTATAAAATATGCTTTCCAGGGTTTGAAAGGAAGATGGTTTCTTCATGTGGGAGTACATCTAGTCGAAAAAGATGGAAGTTGTATCACTGATTCAGAACACAATGATAAGAAGAAGAGTAACTTAGAGGATGGCATTAAGGAATTTCCTAATCTAAATGGACACACCAGAGCCACAGGTGAAACTATTCCTGAAAAAAGGGAGATGGAATCAGTTGTATCTACAAAATGTAACATTGGCCTGGCCTCTGAGAATGAGCTGAAAGGCAAAAGGAAAGTCCGTCCTTTGAGGGTCGGGAGACGCATTCTCAAGGCAACACGTACACAAAACAAGCAAAAACCTTATATTTCCTTGTATAGACTAAGAGTGGCATCTGTTGCTAGAGTTTCAGTATTTGAGATCAGTGACAATGACGACTAA